A section of the Bombus terrestris chromosome 2, iyBomTerr1.2, whole genome shotgun sequence genome encodes:
- the LOC100646284 gene encoding histidine--tRNA ligase isoform X2: MADEIDEKLLEQVKQQGEIVRKLKAAKANNVQIAEEVTKLLELKAQLGEKNGEAPSKLLLKTPKGTRDYGPEQMALRLTVLDKIVAVFKKHGAETIDTPIFERKEVLTGKYGEDSKLIYDLKDQGGEILSLRYDLTVPFARYLAMGKISSIKRYHIAKVYRRDNPSTTRGRYREFYQCDFDIAGQYDPMIPDAECIRIISEALQSLDVGPYTIRLNHRLLLDGIFAACGVPSNKFRAVCSAIDKLDKNSWSEVKKEIIEEKGLDESSTDKIGIYVSRFGGIELISELREDSELMKYESATKGLESMELLYKYCNLLQVTDKVIFDLSLARGLDYYTGVIFEAILTGDDVGVGSVAGGGRYDNLVGMFDSKHKSIPCVGLSLGVERIFNVLETKLNKEGVKTRTTEVEVFVATAQKNLHEERMKLLSILWDAGVKAEQSYKRNVKLLAQLQYCEESGIPLVIIIGEGELARGELTLRDVMSRTEISIPRAHLIEEIRKRL, from the exons ATGGCTGACGAAATCGATGAAAAGTTGCTGGAGCAGGTGAAACAACAAGGAGAAATTGTACGGAAACTGAAAGCTGCTAAAGCCAACAATGTCCAG ATTGCAGAGGAAGTTACTAAATTATTGGAATTAAAAGCTCAACTAGGAGAAAAGAATGGCGAGGCACCTTCCAAGCTTCTTCTTAAAACACCTAAAGGTACAAGGGATTATGGTCCTGAACAAATGGCACTACGACTTACAGTATTGGATAAAATAGTTGCAGTGTTTAAAAAGCATGGTGCAGAAACAATAGATACTCCTATATTTGAACGGAAA GAAGTTTTGACAGGAAAGTATGGAGAAGATTCAAAGTTGATCTATGACTTGAAGGATCAAGGAGGAGAAATTTTGTCCCTTAGATATGACTTAACTGTACCCTTTGCTAGATATCTAGCCATGGGAAAAATCTCTTCCATAAAAAGGTATCATATAGCAAAAGTTTATCGAAGGGACAATCCATCTACGACAAGGGGTAGATACAGAGAGTTCTACCAATGT GATTTCGATATAGCCGGGCAGTACGATCCTATGATACCAGATGCAGAATGCATACGCATTATTTCTGAGGCATTACAATCTCTGGATGTAGGACCTTATACAATTAGATTGAACCACAGATTGCTATTGGATGGTATATTTGCTGCCTGTGGTGTTCCAAGTAATAAATTTCGTGCTGTGTGTTCTGCTATTGATAAACTGGATAAAAATTCGTGGTCAGAAgtcaaaaaagaaataattgaagAGAAAGGTCTGGATGAATCCAGTACTGACAAAATTGGCATTTACGTGTCGCGATTCGGTGGAATAGAATTAATTTCTGAGCTAAGGGAAGACAGCGAATTAATGAAATACGAATCGGCGACGAAAGGCCTTGAATCTATGGAATTATTATACAAGTACTGCAATTTATTGCAAGTGACAGACAAAGTAATTTTTGATCTTAGCCTTGCTAGAGGACTTGATTATTATACAGGTGTAATCTTTGAAGCGATATTGACTG GTGACGACGTTGGCGTCGGTAGCGTCGCAGGTGGTGGTCGTTATGACAATTTGGTTGGAATGTTTGATAGCAAACACAAATCGATTCCTTGTGTTGGCTTGTCGTTGGGTGTGGAACGAATTTTCAACGTCCTAGAGACAAAGTTGAATAAGGAAGGTGTGAAAACGCGAACCACCGAAGTTGAGGTGTTTGTAGCGACTGCACAAAAGAATTTACATGAAGAACGAATGAAACTTTTGTCAATTCTTTGGGATGCTGGAGTGAAAGCCGAACAGTCTtataaaagaaacgtaaaattGCTTGCGCAATTACAGTATTGCGAAGAAAGTGGAATACCGTTGGTTATAATAATCGGTGAAGGAGAATTGGCTAGAGGAGAACTTACATTGAGAGACGTCATGTCGCGTACAGAAATTTCGATCCCCCGAGCACATTTAATTGAAGAGATAAGAAAAAggttgtaa
- the LOC100646284 gene encoding histidine--tRNA ligase, cytoplasmic isoform X1 — MADEIDEKLLEQVKQQGEIVRKLKAAKANNVQDSTTSNLEAHLENINHDFADVSYVCGWVPTTKDTIFFDFCVTFVNDRLFKWPHLKRWFANIQNFDQIERNTFPDPEGSITPLMRKVDHISNLRLSDRNIIDRKIAEEVTKLLELKAQLGEKNGEAPSKLLLKTPKGTRDYGPEQMALRLTVLDKIVAVFKKHGAETIDTPIFERKEVLTGKYGEDSKLIYDLKDQGGEILSLRYDLTVPFARYLAMGKISSIKRYHIAKVYRRDNPSTTRGRYREFYQCDFDIAGQYDPMIPDAECIRIISEALQSLDVGPYTIRLNHRLLLDGIFAACGVPSNKFRAVCSAIDKLDKNSWSEVKKEIIEEKGLDESSTDKIGIYVSRFGGIELISELREDSELMKYESATKGLESMELLYKYCNLLQVTDKVIFDLSLARGLDYYTGVIFEAILTGDDVGVGSVAGGGRYDNLVGMFDSKHKSIPCVGLSLGVERIFNVLETKLNKEGVKTRTTEVEVFVATAQKNLHEERMKLLSILWDAGVKAEQSYKRNVKLLAQLQYCEESGIPLVIIIGEGELARGELTLRDVMSRTEISIPRAHLIEEIRKRL, encoded by the exons ATGGCTGACGAAATCGATGAAAAGTTGCTGGAGCAGGTGAAACAACAAGGAGAAATTGTACGGAAACTGAAAGCTGCTAAAGCCAACAATGTCCAG GATTCAACGACTTCAAACTTAGAAGCgcatttagaaaatattaacCACGATTTCGCGGATGTCAGTTATGTGTGTGGATGGGTTCCTACTACGAAAGATACAatattctttgatttctgcGTAACCTTCGTTAATGATCGGCTCTTCAAATGGCCACATTTGAAAAGATGGTTCGCAAACATTCAAAATTTCGATCAAATTGAACGTAACACGTTTCCCGATCCGGAAGGATCAATTACTCCTCTGATGAGAAAGGTCGATCACATAAGCAACCTTCGCCTTTCCGACCGAAACATAATTGATCGAAAG ATTGCAGAGGAAGTTACTAAATTATTGGAATTAAAAGCTCAACTAGGAGAAAAGAATGGCGAGGCACCTTCCAAGCTTCTTCTTAAAACACCTAAAGGTACAAGGGATTATGGTCCTGAACAAATGGCACTACGACTTACAGTATTGGATAAAATAGTTGCAGTGTTTAAAAAGCATGGTGCAGAAACAATAGATACTCCTATATTTGAACGGAAA GAAGTTTTGACAGGAAAGTATGGAGAAGATTCAAAGTTGATCTATGACTTGAAGGATCAAGGAGGAGAAATTTTGTCCCTTAGATATGACTTAACTGTACCCTTTGCTAGATATCTAGCCATGGGAAAAATCTCTTCCATAAAAAGGTATCATATAGCAAAAGTTTATCGAAGGGACAATCCATCTACGACAAGGGGTAGATACAGAGAGTTCTACCAATGT GATTTCGATATAGCCGGGCAGTACGATCCTATGATACCAGATGCAGAATGCATACGCATTATTTCTGAGGCATTACAATCTCTGGATGTAGGACCTTATACAATTAGATTGAACCACAGATTGCTATTGGATGGTATATTTGCTGCCTGTGGTGTTCCAAGTAATAAATTTCGTGCTGTGTGTTCTGCTATTGATAAACTGGATAAAAATTCGTGGTCAGAAgtcaaaaaagaaataattgaagAGAAAGGTCTGGATGAATCCAGTACTGACAAAATTGGCATTTACGTGTCGCGATTCGGTGGAATAGAATTAATTTCTGAGCTAAGGGAAGACAGCGAATTAATGAAATACGAATCGGCGACGAAAGGCCTTGAATCTATGGAATTATTATACAAGTACTGCAATTTATTGCAAGTGACAGACAAAGTAATTTTTGATCTTAGCCTTGCTAGAGGACTTGATTATTATACAGGTGTAATCTTTGAAGCGATATTGACTG GTGACGACGTTGGCGTCGGTAGCGTCGCAGGTGGTGGTCGTTATGACAATTTGGTTGGAATGTTTGATAGCAAACACAAATCGATTCCTTGTGTTGGCTTGTCGTTGGGTGTGGAACGAATTTTCAACGTCCTAGAGACAAAGTTGAATAAGGAAGGTGTGAAAACGCGAACCACCGAAGTTGAGGTGTTTGTAGCGACTGCACAAAAGAATTTACATGAAGAACGAATGAAACTTTTGTCAATTCTTTGGGATGCTGGAGTGAAAGCCGAACAGTCTtataaaagaaacgtaaaattGCTTGCGCAATTACAGTATTGCGAAGAAAGTGGAATACCGTTGGTTATAATAATCGGTGAAGGAGAATTGGCTAGAGGAGAACTTACATTGAGAGACGTCATGTCGCGTACAGAAATTTCGATCCCCCGAGCACATTTAATTGAAGAGATAAGAAAAAggttgtaa
- the LOC100646284 gene encoding histidine--tRNA ligase, cytoplasmic isoform X4 — protein MSRLKIAEEVTKLLELKAQLGEKNGEAPSKLLLKTPKGTRDYGPEQMALRLTVLDKIVAVFKKHGAETIDTPIFERKEVLTGKYGEDSKLIYDLKDQGGEILSLRYDLTVPFARYLAMGKISSIKRYHIAKVYRRDNPSTTRGRYREFYQCDFDIAGQYDPMIPDAECIRIISEALQSLDVGPYTIRLNHRLLLDGIFAACGVPSNKFRAVCSAIDKLDKNSWSEVKKEIIEEKGLDESSTDKIGIYVSRFGGIELISELREDSELMKYESATKGLESMELLYKYCNLLQVTDKVIFDLSLARGLDYYTGVIFEAILTGDDVGVGSVAGGGRYDNLVGMFDSKHKSIPCVGLSLGVERIFNVLETKLNKEGVKTRTTEVEVFVATAQKNLHEERMKLLSILWDAGVKAEQSYKRNVKLLAQLQYCEESGIPLVIIIGEGELARGELTLRDVMSRTEISIPRAHLIEEIRKRL, from the exons ATGTCCAG GCTAAAG ATTGCAGAGGAAGTTACTAAATTATTGGAATTAAAAGCTCAACTAGGAGAAAAGAATGGCGAGGCACCTTCCAAGCTTCTTCTTAAAACACCTAAAGGTACAAGGGATTATGGTCCTGAACAAATGGCACTACGACTTACAGTATTGGATAAAATAGTTGCAGTGTTTAAAAAGCATGGTGCAGAAACAATAGATACTCCTATATTTGAACGGAAA GAAGTTTTGACAGGAAAGTATGGAGAAGATTCAAAGTTGATCTATGACTTGAAGGATCAAGGAGGAGAAATTTTGTCCCTTAGATATGACTTAACTGTACCCTTTGCTAGATATCTAGCCATGGGAAAAATCTCTTCCATAAAAAGGTATCATATAGCAAAAGTTTATCGAAGGGACAATCCATCTACGACAAGGGGTAGATACAGAGAGTTCTACCAATGT GATTTCGATATAGCCGGGCAGTACGATCCTATGATACCAGATGCAGAATGCATACGCATTATTTCTGAGGCATTACAATCTCTGGATGTAGGACCTTATACAATTAGATTGAACCACAGATTGCTATTGGATGGTATATTTGCTGCCTGTGGTGTTCCAAGTAATAAATTTCGTGCTGTGTGTTCTGCTATTGATAAACTGGATAAAAATTCGTGGTCAGAAgtcaaaaaagaaataattgaagAGAAAGGTCTGGATGAATCCAGTACTGACAAAATTGGCATTTACGTGTCGCGATTCGGTGGAATAGAATTAATTTCTGAGCTAAGGGAAGACAGCGAATTAATGAAATACGAATCGGCGACGAAAGGCCTTGAATCTATGGAATTATTATACAAGTACTGCAATTTATTGCAAGTGACAGACAAAGTAATTTTTGATCTTAGCCTTGCTAGAGGACTTGATTATTATACAGGTGTAATCTTTGAAGCGATATTGACTG GTGACGACGTTGGCGTCGGTAGCGTCGCAGGTGGTGGTCGTTATGACAATTTGGTTGGAATGTTTGATAGCAAACACAAATCGATTCCTTGTGTTGGCTTGTCGTTGGGTGTGGAACGAATTTTCAACGTCCTAGAGACAAAGTTGAATAAGGAAGGTGTGAAAACGCGAACCACCGAAGTTGAGGTGTTTGTAGCGACTGCACAAAAGAATTTACATGAAGAACGAATGAAACTTTTGTCAATTCTTTGGGATGCTGGAGTGAAAGCCGAACAGTCTtataaaagaaacgtaaaattGCTTGCGCAATTACAGTATTGCGAAGAAAGTGGAATACCGTTGGTTATAATAATCGGTGAAGGAGAATTGGCTAGAGGAGAACTTACATTGAGAGACGTCATGTCGCGTACAGAAATTTCGATCCCCCGAGCACATTTAATTGAAGAGATAAGAAAAAggttgtaa
- the LOC100646284 gene encoding histidine--tRNA ligase, cytoplasmic isoform X3 — MTGSFVMLCLMWTNALLPARKYYHASMLSRLKIAEEVTKLLELKAQLGEKNGEAPSKLLLKTPKGTRDYGPEQMALRLTVLDKIVAVFKKHGAETIDTPIFERKEVLTGKYGEDSKLIYDLKDQGGEILSLRYDLTVPFARYLAMGKISSIKRYHIAKVYRRDNPSTTRGRYREFYQCDFDIAGQYDPMIPDAECIRIISEALQSLDVGPYTIRLNHRLLLDGIFAACGVPSNKFRAVCSAIDKLDKNSWSEVKKEIIEEKGLDESSTDKIGIYVSRFGGIELISELREDSELMKYESATKGLESMELLYKYCNLLQVTDKVIFDLSLARGLDYYTGVIFEAILTGDDVGVGSVAGGGRYDNLVGMFDSKHKSIPCVGLSLGVERIFNVLETKLNKEGVKTRTTEVEVFVATAQKNLHEERMKLLSILWDAGVKAEQSYKRNVKLLAQLQYCEESGIPLVIIIGEGELARGELTLRDVMSRTEISIPRAHLIEEIRKRL; from the exons ATGACTGGATCGTTTGTGATGTTGTGTTTGATGTGGACCAATGCCTTACTACCTGCACGAAAATATTACCATGCATCGATGCTTTCGAGGCTAAAG ATTGCAGAGGAAGTTACTAAATTATTGGAATTAAAAGCTCAACTAGGAGAAAAGAATGGCGAGGCACCTTCCAAGCTTCTTCTTAAAACACCTAAAGGTACAAGGGATTATGGTCCTGAACAAATGGCACTACGACTTACAGTATTGGATAAAATAGTTGCAGTGTTTAAAAAGCATGGTGCAGAAACAATAGATACTCCTATATTTGAACGGAAA GAAGTTTTGACAGGAAAGTATGGAGAAGATTCAAAGTTGATCTATGACTTGAAGGATCAAGGAGGAGAAATTTTGTCCCTTAGATATGACTTAACTGTACCCTTTGCTAGATATCTAGCCATGGGAAAAATCTCTTCCATAAAAAGGTATCATATAGCAAAAGTTTATCGAAGGGACAATCCATCTACGACAAGGGGTAGATACAGAGAGTTCTACCAATGT GATTTCGATATAGCCGGGCAGTACGATCCTATGATACCAGATGCAGAATGCATACGCATTATTTCTGAGGCATTACAATCTCTGGATGTAGGACCTTATACAATTAGATTGAACCACAGATTGCTATTGGATGGTATATTTGCTGCCTGTGGTGTTCCAAGTAATAAATTTCGTGCTGTGTGTTCTGCTATTGATAAACTGGATAAAAATTCGTGGTCAGAAgtcaaaaaagaaataattgaagAGAAAGGTCTGGATGAATCCAGTACTGACAAAATTGGCATTTACGTGTCGCGATTCGGTGGAATAGAATTAATTTCTGAGCTAAGGGAAGACAGCGAATTAATGAAATACGAATCGGCGACGAAAGGCCTTGAATCTATGGAATTATTATACAAGTACTGCAATTTATTGCAAGTGACAGACAAAGTAATTTTTGATCTTAGCCTTGCTAGAGGACTTGATTATTATACAGGTGTAATCTTTGAAGCGATATTGACTG GTGACGACGTTGGCGTCGGTAGCGTCGCAGGTGGTGGTCGTTATGACAATTTGGTTGGAATGTTTGATAGCAAACACAAATCGATTCCTTGTGTTGGCTTGTCGTTGGGTGTGGAACGAATTTTCAACGTCCTAGAGACAAAGTTGAATAAGGAAGGTGTGAAAACGCGAACCACCGAAGTTGAGGTGTTTGTAGCGACTGCACAAAAGAATTTACATGAAGAACGAATGAAACTTTTGTCAATTCTTTGGGATGCTGGAGTGAAAGCCGAACAGTCTtataaaagaaacgtaaaattGCTTGCGCAATTACAGTATTGCGAAGAAAGTGGAATACCGTTGGTTATAATAATCGGTGAAGGAGAATTGGCTAGAGGAGAACTTACATTGAGAGACGTCATGTCGCGTACAGAAATTTCGATCCCCCGAGCACATTTAATTGAAGAGATAAGAAAAAggttgtaa